AACTCATAAAATCGTCTAAACTCCAGCGTCATTTTTCCACCTCCGCTTGCTTTACCTTGCTCGATTATGCCATGCAACTATTTTTCAGAGATATTATAGTTTGGGCCGCCCCCCCCTCCTCCACTATCTCCCTGTGTCTTGTTTGCAGGAAGAAATTAAAGTTTATTTACGTATTATTTCATGCACTTTGCATGCAATCTTTCAAAATAAATCGCGTGCACGCTCTCCTGCAGAATATGCAGCCATTGCAAAAGCAAAAACCGACCCACGGAAAATGTAcatagatatatagatacatatacAGAGGCTATATGTGTAACTAACTCGCGCCGTCGATGCACAATCCACTGCACTGCACGAGCAGGGTTtgtaaaaacacaaactgatatttaaaacaaaaacaatgccGCTCGAAGAAGAATGCACAAGCGCTTTGCTAAGGTTACTTAACACGAGCAAGCCCAGGAGAGCGTTTGTCTTACCAGGAAACTCTGCAGAAAAAAAGGCAGATCTTAAAACAGGAAACGCAACTGACCCTTTTTAAAACACTTCCAACTTTGAGATGCATTAGTTACAAAAAGCGTGCATGGCGCAAAACATGCAAAAGTGTGTGCAATAGcgaggtttttgttttttgtaggtcttttttttttctgcacggTTCGCTTTTAAAGGCACTCACCTCCTCCTTTGGACACGGACATTTCCCCTTTGCTCCGGTGGGGGGGAGGGGAAGCACAAAAGACTTTGCGTTCGTTCtcgctccctccctccatctccctctctctctcgcgcgcgcgctctctctctccccccccctcgCTCGTGCTTCTTCTTCGGCGGTCTGGaggacactctctctctctctctctctctctcgcttgctcACTCGCTCCTTTCTTCTTTGCAACAAAAGGTGCAGAAATATAAGCCGTGATCCTCATGCACTCGTGCGCTTTCGGCCTGAAGTCGGCTCGCGTCGGTCCCGCGAGCGCGAGGCTCAATGCACGAGCTGCAGCTCTTAAAGGAAACGGTGAATTTCTGTAACCGTTCTGcagaaaaaaggggggaaaatgAGCTCGGCAGCGCTGAGCTACATGATGGGCCTGAGGCTAGCTAGCAGCAGCTGAGCTCACAGCTCCTAACTTGGATCAAGTATGAGCCCCCCTTGTGAGCACGCGTTCTtccggtttaaaaaaaaaaagcgcaagGCTTCATGGGAATCGTAGTTTTCTCTTTCGTTTGGTTCGTTACAGAGGCGCGATTTTCCGAGGAACCCGGCGCAAGGCTTCACGGGAACTGCAGTTTTAGTTTATGTAACGCCGAACAAGGCGAAGTCTTTGCTTCCGGTAAAATCGCGCAAGGTTTCATGGGGGTTGTAGTCCACGCGAAATGACCGTTGAAAAATGACCACGCCCTCAATGGCTGAGTTCCAAATGGCTGCCTACACTGCTCATATAGGGCACTTATATAAGGGGTAGTGTGCTCACTGTGACAGTCTGGGTGCTATCAGAAACCTTCCTACAGCCTACAAACACTGCATAATATCTAtggtcttctttctttctttctttctttctactgaACACACATACTATAATCATATCAAAATCAGTTGTGCATTTTAGTATGATGTATGCAAAGGTTCAAAAAATTTGACCACCCCTGACCACACtacgtacactatatggccaaaagtttgtggacacctgaccatcacagccttatgtgcttcttccccaaactgttgccacaaagttgaaagcacacagttgtatagaacgtctttgtatgtagcattacaatttccctctgaactaagaggcccaaacctgttccagcatgacaatgcccctgtgcacaaagcgcgctccatgaagacatggtgtgtgaaggttggagtggaagaactcgagtgtcctgcacagagccctgacctcaaccccactgaacacctttgggatgaactggaacaccgactgaacctcagacctcctcacccaacatcagcgcctgacctcactaatgctcttgtagctgaatgaacacaaatcccacagccacacttcaaaatctactggaaagccttccccaaagcgtggagcttattataacagcaaaggaggaataaatctggaatgggatgtttaagcacatatgagtgtgatggtcaggtttccagaAACTTAAaggccatataatgtattttatctATAGTGTATAagttaacacacactctgcagtgaactattttaaaaaccaaaatTTTTCTGCAGATGTTCATGCACAGTTTCTTTATATGTGATGaacttaaaaaataagaaaaaaaaatgtgcaaaagtttggacaccctacTACGTCAGTACTTAGTGAAACCCCCTTCGATAGATATCACAgcttgcaaatgttttttttttagccagcTAGGAGTCTATCTACACTTGTTTCTGAGATATTCTTGGGCTGTTTTGCATGCACAGCATGTTTAAAATCTCCCTACATATTTCAATGAAGTTCAAGTCAGGGGACTGTGAGCAccattccaaaagcttcagcttgcATTTCCTGAAGTAGTTCATGGGGGCTTTTGAGGTATGTTTTGGACTATTGTACTGTTATATAAGCCAATCtcttttcagctttattttcatGACTGCCAGAGTCACATTCTCTTTcagaatttgctgatatttactggaaTCCATTCTCCCACCTACCTACGCAGTGTTTCCTGTGGCTACTGGCTATCACATAACCCCAAAGCATAATAGAGCCACTCCCATGTTTAACACTTGGCAATgtgttcttttcatcaaatgctgctccttttttctccaaacttACAGTACCTTTGGTGATTGTGGCCAAAGAGTTCCAGTTTTACTCCATTGGTCCACAgcacttgtttccaaaatgcctctAAAAGCTAAAAGCAGAACTAAAAGCAGACATTGAAATTAAGCCAGGTAAAAACCTCCAAAATTCCACAAACCATGCCAATTTCCTTATGCTTAATGTGATTGAGTGGAAAAAGACCTGGATAGGCTTGAGCAGGAGTTCATAAGTTCAAGGCTACAGCAGAGCAAATAGCAGCGTCAAGAGTTGGATAGAAATTCAAAGCAATATCCTGTTTAGATCAGCTAGAGGTCACAACTTGTAGTTCCCaacctccaaccaggaaaagccaaaaaaaaatgccttcCTACTCTTCAACTTCTTCTCAGCTATGAGTTCTCCACAAACTGGAAAGAACTCATAGTTGAGAAGAAGTTGAAGAGTAGGAATTTCGAGTTgagaaggcttttttttttgtctaatcaacatggctgctcaccccattaaaagaaaacaaaaccacacttctttacttttaaatgagttatactgtacaggtatttgctttagatcagccaacatacagacatatttacttgttaaatctataacactgactaaaTCGATCGCTGTTTAAcaacaaacatggaggcgtccatgttttttttttttcactccatgTGTCGAATGCAACGAGGtcgaaaatgacatcattctgaCCCACGATTTACCACTTTAAATCAAATACAGCAAGTCGAATGCAGCAATATAACTGATTGCCATGTGGGTTGGCCTTATAGAATGTTTCCAGTACTTGCAGAAACTTGGGTCTGAGATATAAAACCTATAACAGAACCTGACACGCAAGCCCATCTTATTCCGTGCACCTAAAgaggatggaaggatggatagatggatgaataattgaacggatggatggatgaatggttgCTGGATTGAACAACTATGTGTCTAGTTGTCCAATCCTGTGTTCTAGTTCTTGGTAGAGTGTTGGGTactttttgaaaataaacatgGTCAAAAACCACCTACTTTGacaggaaggggaaaaaaaacacctactTTCACCAAAGCCAAGTTTACAATATATATCAGACAGTGTGGGTGgagcatccatccatccatgaaTTTGTCCATCcctcatctatccatccatcagtctggtcctctatccatccatccattagtTCATCCATCTGTCCAACTATTGATACAtgcatccatccaaccatccatctatccacccatccatccttAAATATGGTAAAAATCCACCTACTTTCACTAGAGGCCATGACCTGAGAGCCCCAGTGTACAAAATATACTTTCAGACAATCTGTGGGTGAAGCATCCAATCATCAGCCacccaatccatccatccatccatccatccatccatccatgcatttATTTAGTTAACAATCCaaccaaccatccatccatccatccattccttCATCCATCgttctatctatccatctgtccatccattcaaCAGTCAATCCATCCAGtgtttcatccatccatccatccatttaatTATCTACCCATTAATTCATCAACTGTATCCATCTTGACTAatactataatattaatatgacaGGATGATTGGGAGTTCAGTAGATGAATGGTTTCATCattcagtgggttttttttccagtacaTTTATTATGAGCTTACAATGTTTCTAatgtcacttacattatggTATTCTTACAGGGGTTTTCAGCAGTTCTCAAGGGACAAGGAAATATGAAGTttgtttgatgtgttttaaGTCATTAcaggaaacaaaacaacaacaacaaacacaggAGGATTTTACATGGCAACAAGctcaaaaaaggaaatgttaaaagGAAGACTGACAACTTTGCACCTGCTGGCACCTTCCACATCACTTATCCCAGCCATAAAATGGCACCATATTTGTTATCCCTTCATGTGCCAAAGTAAACCAAAAGTCTCCAGCAGGTGTCTCTGTTTTACATCTAACATGtttacacatatactgtataattacaTATTGCACCTACACATGGTGCTAAGTAAATTACGAAGCAGAAGTTCAACTCTCACtggctttattttattaggaagtaaacaaaaaaagcagaagatTGGTGAAGTTACAGATTTTCACattgaaactgttttttttttttttagagtaaacatttctgaaatgcaTAATGTACATGATTACCACTACTGCATCAGGAGCGTTAAACCTGTACATTATCCATATGAATCACTGCCATATCACCAGAGATTAGAGATTTTCGCCTTAGAGATTTTCCAATGTATTTATTATACCTTAAATAAGGTATTTAAAGACCTGCATAAATGAGCATTTAGACAACAGATCACTGACAGTACGCTCAGATTACTGCAGATTTATGTCAGAAGTTGTACTAGCCCTACTCCATGGTGTTAACTGACAAGCTGCAAATGCAAACTGAAGTGAATGGAGAGTAGCACAGTGTAAAACAGTGGTAAGTAACTGTatcattttgtgtttaaatatacattgctaatattattttttgGCTACATGTAAGATTGCTTATGGTGTTATttcttctggaaaaaaaatgtttatgttgtttatgtTAGAATCTCAGGTACACTAATCATGTCGCCAAAGTTTTAAATCTCATTGACATCTGTCACTGTTTATTCTATTGTTTTCAAAGCTGATGCTCAGAAATTTTGtatgtgaacattttttaaaatatttaattaattatttaatatattttgtaatggcatgaaaaacaaatgtggtTTGCTCTGTTCTTGTACATAAAGTCAGGTATATCTATGAATTTGCAAGCATaagaaattcaaaaataaagtaaaaacccCAGTAGGGCCAATCGACATTCAATTTGTTTTGtccattttatacaatttataatcaaaacattttataatctcAGATTTACGATGTAATTTTCTCAGGAAAATAATGTTTAACTCTCCTAAGACCTTTACAAATTTGCTGAGGTATCTCAAGAGAAACAACATTTCTTATTTGCTGATTATAACATAAAAAATTGGGATTATGAGAAaactaaaattaattaaaatgggaaaaattaaaataaattaattgtcaTGGGAAAACAGAGTACATAAGAAATGTAAATCCTTCCATCACCTGTATTTCCTGTATTTATAGCAAAccgtgtttttattttatttttgtggagaTAAGTGTCTGATAGATGGGTTTGATGATAACGTGCAGGTGCAACCAGCCATTCACCAAATACTCAGAAGTGCTCTCATGTAGGTCACCGTCAGTCAGAAAGTCGCCATTCTCTTCTGTGCTTTGGTGGAAGTTGTACACACGGCGTACCACCAGCAGGCCctgctgcctcacacacacGATCACCGTCTTCTGGAAGATGACACCCGCGAAGTCGGGGCTGGAGGAGGCGGGTGTGATTACGATACGTGGGTTACCGTCAGAACGTGAGCGTGGTGAGAACTGTGCATTCCAAATCACACGTTTGCTGGAGTCATGGGCACTCGGGCCCAGCTGTGTGTGGAAGGTAGCCGTGCGGTCATCACGTACTGGGTTGTTAATGAGCCACGCGCTGCCCCACGCTGGTGCTAGGTAGTTGCGTGGGATGAACAGGCTGCAGTTCACATCGAAAAACTTGGCAAGCAGTGGTGGGGGCGCTGCATGGAACTGGTAGGCCATGTACAGGAGATCGCGCACTGACTCGTAGTAGCGCAAGAGCACCTGCGACTCACGTTGCAAGCGGAACAGCTCACGTGGTGGGATCATAGGGTAACGCACTGCACGCAATACATTTTCCACTGTCAGGTTGTCTGGCTCGTTGTGCAACAGCCAGGTCTCGACGGCCTTAAACAGTTCGAGCTCGCTGTGCAGCACCAGGTCAGAGCGCTGCAGTAGCGCCATCAGCAGTTCGGCGCTGACCGACGACCACTGCGAGCTCCACAACACCGACGTCAAGTTCCGCAACAGGAACTGCAGGCAGCTGGCACGAAGGTTAGCATCGCCCTCGGTGGTCGCATACTCGTACCAGCGCACCACGTGGCCACTCAGAGAAGCACTGGCCAGATTTTGGATCATGTATTCCGTCAGGCCATGCTGGAGAACTGAGATACCGTATTTGGTGGCCAGCTCATGCAGAGCGGTGGTTTCATCCAAACGTAAATGCAGTTCACCACAATATAAatacctgcagagagacaaCACTGTGTTTGAGTTAGGAATGTACCAATCACACTTTTTCAgatgaaaaatatgaatatcAGAACTTAGAGGAGCCAAATCGACTCTGCCAGCTTCTATTGCCATATTTACGTGAACCATCAAAGGCTTTAAGACGTGTGTCATAAGACCTTCACCCTATAAAATAGATCATAGATGTCACTGGA
The sequence above is a segment of the Pangasianodon hypophthalmus isolate fPanHyp1 chromosome 12, fPanHyp1.pri, whole genome shotgun sequence genome. Coding sequences within it:
- the btbd17a gene encoding BTB/POZ domain-containing protein 17; translated protein: MKDRGMMCVFGPGFCSHVYLLILLMAMWHYIRPLCGGLVRLDEEVDNSVSVISHSEHLKAQLEALLLHGNSSDVSLRVETKGGDEVKVIQAHTLILSLQSRTFQKLLEKRNGSTLVLRESPECIAVFEKFIRYLYCGELHLRLDETTALHELATKYGISVLQHGLTEYMIQNLASASLSGHVVRWYEYATTEGDANLRASCLQFLLRNLTSVLWSSQWSSVSAELLMALLQRSDLVLHSELELFKAVETWLLHNEPDNLTVENVLRAVRYPMIPPRELFRLQRESQVLLRYYESVRDLLYMAYQFHAAPPPLLAKFFDVNCSLFIPRNYLAPAWGSAWLINNPVRDDRTATFHTQLGPSAHDSSKRVIWNAQFSPRSRSDGNPRIVITPASSSPDFAGVIFQKTVIVCVRQQGLLVVRRVYNFHQSTEENGDFLTDGDLHESTSEYLVNGWLHLHVIIKPIYQTLISTKIK